The Priestia megaterium NBRC 15308 = ATCC 14581 region CATTTGACGCTTCTTTCTGAACTTTTGTCAGCTCTTTTTTCAGAGATTTGATATCGGCTACCCGCTGTCCTTCAATCGCTTTAACAGATTGATCTAAGAGATTAGCCATAAACGGCTGCGCTGTGGTTATAACCGTTTGATCTTTTTTCCCTAATTCGCTAGTGGGCTTAATTTCATAAGACTTTACATATACATCTTTACCTTGTTGTTTATACGTTTTACTAAGTGCGTTCGCTTTTTCTTCTCCAGTGGCAGCACCAACGACAAGAGAATAGGTTTTAGGTGAAAAGATCTCGCCTGCTTCGTTCTCTTCTTTCCATTTATCCATTGCTTTATTTGCAGCAGTTTTTGATGAAAAAGCACCTGCTTGAACAATGTAAAAGGAAAAAGGTTCTAAAGTAGAAACAGCAGCTGATGTCCCCTTCGATTCCTGTTCGTTTTTCTTTTCAGCTTTACCAACACTTTCAGTGGCAGACGCTGTTTGAGAAGTTTTTTCTTCTTTCGTTTGCTCACTTGTTTGTGCTTTGCTTACAGGCTGTTCGCTTCCTGTCATCATTTTCACGCCAACCATACCGATGCCGCTGCCTATTCCAACTGCTAGCAGTACAATCACAGCTGTTCGTTTGATCACACCGCCGTTTACCGTTTTAATCGAAACATTTTTAGGATGTAATCGCGGCTTTTTCTTTTTTTCATTTCTTACATCTTCAATAAATACCACTTTATTTTCTTCCACATGAGAATCTTTGGATGCCGGCTCCGGAAGAACCCATGTAAATTCGTCTTTTTCTGGCGCTTGTTCTTCCTTCTCATCCTTGGATTGACCATTGATTTTAATTGAAATTTTTCGTTCCTGCTTGTCCACTTCCCCACCGCCTTTAGTTAACGTAGTCTTAATACCGGTTGCAAGCTGAGGTAAACCGACATAAAACATACACTTTTTTCCATGCTATCATAGAAGAAAAAAAAAATAACAAGACATTTGTCGTCTTGTTACAAAAGGTTTTCGCTATTTAGTTACAGAAATTTCAAATTTGTCGAAGATTTGAAGCTCAATAAAAATAGTTGCTAACATACCAATCTATCAATTCGTTTCCATGAAAATAAGCAGCGATTGTCCCTATAAAAATAAAAGGAACGAAAGGAATTGGTACACCTACCTTTGCCTTTTTCATTAATAACGCTCCTATGCTAACGGTTCCGCCTATTAATATAGCTAAAAAAAGCGATAGCAAAACAAGCTTTACTCCAAGCACAATACCAATCAAACCATACAATTTAATATCTCCTTCTCCAAGGCCTCCTCTGCTGAGAAATGCGACTAGAAAGAGGAGAAAAAATGCTATTCCTCCTCCCATTAAGGAATCACTCCACGAAGTTAATGGAATGAAAAGACGCTCAAGAAGAAAGATAGGCAAAAAGAAAAGCAGTACCTTATTTGGGACAATCATATAAGCTATATCTGAGACAACTATAATTGTTAAAAAAGAAACAAAGGTTAATATGACAATCAGTTCTAACGTCATATTCAACCTAAAAAAAGCATATACAAATAAACTTCCTGTCGAAAATTCTACGAACGGGTAGATGAAGGAGATTTTTTTGCGACACATACTACATTTTCCTGCATTTTTAATGTAGGAGACTATGGGAATTAACTGTTGTGGAGAAAGAACGTATAAACAGTGTGGACAATGAGATCTTGGAGATAAAATAGATTTTTTCTGAGGAATTCTAAGGCCTGCTACATTATAAAATGAACCTAGAGTGAGACCTGAAACAAATAGATAAAGGTAAATTAAACTCATACGACTCCTTCCATTTCAGGGGTACAGAATATTAACTGTAGATTTTCTTTTGAATGAGGCAATGTATCTTTTCCTTTTAAATAGCTGCCAATAAACGGAATGAGAAAAGCTGCTAGAAGACCTATTATGATAACCAGTATGATCACTTGCATTAGAGAAAGTCCTTTATTCTTCGTGGACAGTTTATCCATTTCCACACCTCTCCTTTATTGATTAGTATCAAACAGCTCCTTGATTAATACACTGAATCATAATACCCATAAAAGTCATATTCTGTATGCCTCCTTCCTTAAAACACACCTTTTATAGGTAATAAGGATTATACCACTAAAAAACAATAACAGCATAAAAAAAACGTCTGCAAAAGCAGACGTTTTTTAATAGTAAGGAGCCATAAATAAGTAGACAATTACACCTGTAAGACTTACATAAAGCCAGATTGGCATTGTCCATCGCACAATTTTTTTATGTTTTTCAACTTGCATTGTCCATCCCCACACAAGTGCAAACAGTGCCAGCGGAACAATAATCGCTGCTAGGAAACTGTGTGTGATCAAAATAAAGAAGTAAATGGGACGAACGATTCCTTCTCCACCGAACGTGGCTGTTTCTGTGGAGATGTAGTGGAACGTTAAATATGAAACTAAAAAGAGCAGTGTGGAAGTGAATGCTGCTAAAATAAAACCTTTATGAGCATTAATATTTTTCCTGAAAATTGAAATCAACGCTGCAACTAAAAAAATAAACGTAAAACTATTCAAAATAGCATTTAACCGTGGAAAGATAGTCAAATCAAAACTTACTTTTCCTTGATAGCCAATATTCGAAAAGAATAGCAGTAAAATAATAACATTCGCTATCACTGAAAAGGTAAGAATAATACCGGTAAAGTTTTTATTACTTTTCGGTACAATTTTTTCATTATTCTTACTCATGTTAACAATCTCCTTATTTAGTGATGTACATGTTTATTATATATCACTTACCTAGGGGGTGAAAGTGACAATACTTTGAACTTAGTGCTTACTTATTATCCCTATTCCTTCCTTACATTGTGTTAAAAGCAGCAAGATTCCACTTGCTGCTTTTGCTCATTTGAGAAGAAAAGCCCGCACTTCTGATATAAAATACAGAGACCCTGTAATCACGACCATGTCTTGTTCACCTGTCGCCTTTTCCTTTACGTAAGCAATTGCTTTTTTCCAATTCTCGTCCATATGCTTATTATGATGAGTACTCATCTCATAAAGCTCCGCGGCTGTGCGAGCACGAGGAAAGTCAAACGACGTAAATGTAATACTTGCAGCGATTGTTTCAAGTTCTTGGACCATTCGATCAGCGCTTTTATCATTTAAGCAGCTGAAAACTAAATGAATGTTTCGATCTTCATAATGAAGGCGTAAAGTAGATAACAGGCTATCAATGCCTTCTGCATTATGAGCCCCATCAATAATCGTTAAGGGATGCTCATTTACTATCTCAAAGCGGCCGTTCCACTTTGTATGCTGAATCCCTTTTATCATTTGCTCTTTGGAGATAGAAAGCTTTTTCTTTTCTTTTAAATAACAAACGGCCATGAGAGCCAAAGCTGCATTTTTAACTTGATGATAGCCAAGCATATTTAATTGCAAGTGTTTAAATGTGCCATACGGCGTTTTTAACGTAAAGCCTTCTCCATTTGCTAAGGGCTCATAGTTTTCAATTTTAAATTCTTTTCCTAACACAAATAACGGAGCCTGCTTCGAATTTGCCTCTTCTGTAATGACGTCAAGCGCCTTTACCTGCTCGGCACCCGTAATAATAGGGACTTCTTTTTTAATAATCCCCGCTTTTTCTGCTGCAATTTCTTCTACCGTATCACCTAGTATCGCCATGTGATCAAATCCAATGTTTGTAATAACACTCACCATAGGACTCACAACGTTTGTTGAATCATATCGTCCCCCAAGACCTGTTTCAAACACAGCATAGTCAACTGAATCATGATAGCCGAAATAAAGAAAAGCCATGATTGTAATCACTTCAAATTCCGTTGCTGACCCTAAGTCCGTATGTTCTAGTCGCTCCACTACAGGCTTTACTTCCTGAACAAGAGCGGTCATTGCTTCATTTGAAATAGGCTGTCCATTCACGCTAATCCGCTCATTAAATGTTTCGATATAAGGGGAAGTAAACGTTCCAACTTTATACCCTGCTTCTTCTAACATGTTTCGCAAATAAGAAACAGTAGAACCTTTACCATTCGTCCCAGCAACATGAATAGCATTTATATTTTGCTGCGGAAAATCAAGCTGCTCTAGCATCCATTCCATTCGTTCTAACCCCGGCTTGATTCCAAAGCGAAGTCTGTTATG contains the following coding sequences:
- a CDS encoding SPOR domain-containing protein, which codes for MFYVGLPQLATGIKTTLTKGGGEVDKQERKISIKINGQSKDEKEEQAPEKDEFTWVLPEPASKDSHVEENKVVFIEDVRNEKKKKPRLHPKNVSIKTVNGGVIKRTAVIVLLAVGIGSGIGMVGVKMMTGSEQPVSKAQTSEQTKEEKTSQTASATESVGKAEKKNEQESKGTSAAVSTLEPFSFYIVQAGAFSSKTAANKAMDKWKEENEAGEIFSPKTYSLVVGAATGEEKANALSKTYKQQGKDVYVKSYEIKPTSELGKKDQTVITTAQPFMANLLDQSVKAIEGQRVADIKSLKKELTKVQKEASNEDIKTMVSTLQKAAASLSSYEDNKSSKDAWLAQRYVLKALQQYESLVTS
- a CDS encoding prepilin peptidase, giving the protein MSLIYLYLFVSGLTLGSFYNVAGLRIPQKKSILSPRSHCPHCLYVLSPQQLIPIVSYIKNAGKCSMCRKKISFIYPFVEFSTGSLFVYAFFRLNMTLELIVILTFVSFLTIIVVSDIAYMIVPNKVLLFFLPIFLLERLFIPLTSWSDSLMGGGIAFFLLFLVAFLSRGGLGEGDIKLYGLIGIVLGVKLVLLSLFLAILIGGTVSIGALLMKKAKVGVPIPFVPFIFIGTIAAYFHGNELIDWYVSNYFY
- a CDS encoding DUF420 domain-containing protein, with amino-acid sequence MSKNNEKIVPKSNKNFTGIILTFSVIANVIILLLFFSNIGYQGKVSFDLTIFPRLNAILNSFTFIFLVAALISIFRKNINAHKGFILAAFTSTLLFLVSYLTFHYISTETATFGGEGIVRPIYFFILITHSFLAAIIVPLALFALVWGWTMQVEKHKKIVRWTMPIWLYVSLTGVIVYLFMAPYY
- a CDS encoding bifunctional folylpolyglutamate synthase/dihydrofolate synthase — encoded protein: MITTYEEALDWIHNRLRFGIKPGLERMEWMLEQLDFPQQNINAIHVAGTNGKGSTVSYLRNMLEEAGYKVGTFTSPYIETFNERISVNGQPISNEAMTALVQEVKPVVERLEHTDLGSATEFEVITIMAFLYFGYHDSVDYAVFETGLGGRYDSTNVVSPMVSVITNIGFDHMAILGDTVEEIAAEKAGIIKKEVPIITGAEQVKALDVITEEANSKQAPLFVLGKEFKIENYEPLANGEGFTLKTPYGTFKHLQLNMLGYHQVKNAALALMAVCYLKEKKKLSISKEQMIKGIQHTKWNGRFEIVNEHPLTIIDGAHNAEGIDSLLSTLRLHYEDRNIHLVFSCLNDKSADRMVQELETIAASITFTSFDFPRARTAAELYEMSTHHNKHMDENWKKAIAYVKEKATGEQDMVVITGSLYFISEVRAFLLK